One Peromyscus leucopus breed LL Stock chromosome 6, UCI_PerLeu_2.1, whole genome shotgun sequence genomic region harbors:
- the S100a10 gene encoding protein S100-A10, giving the protein MPSQMEHAMETMMLTFHRFAGDKDYLTKEDLRLLMEREFPGFLENQKDPLAVDKIMKDLDQCRDGKVGFQSFLSLVAGLIIACNDYFVVHMKQKGKK; this is encoded by the exons ATGCCGTCTCAGATGGAGCACGCCATGGAAACCATGATGCTTACATTTCACAGATTTGCAGGGGACAAAGACTACTTAACAAAGGAAGACCTGAGATTGCTCATGGAAAGGGAGTTCCCTGGTTTCTTGGAA aatcAAAAGGACCCTCTGGCTGTGGACAAAATAATGAAGGACCTGGACCAGTGCCGAGATGGCAAAGTTGGCTTCCAGAGCTTTTTATCACTAGTTGCAGGGCTCATCATTGCATGCAATGACTATTTTGTAGTACACATGAAGCAGAAGGGAAAGAAGTAG